A window of Trichoderma atroviride chromosome 3, complete sequence contains these coding sequences:
- a CDS encoding uncharacterized protein (EggNog:ENOG41): MSDSEASTTPALPRNEYTIGWVCALSTELTAATAMLDSEHELPSNPPGDKNVYTLGSIGKHNIVIACLPKGKQGTTSAAVVATQMLESFSSIKFGLMIGVGGGIPTKDHDIRLGDVVVSTPTSMFPGVVQLDLGKAIEGGGFERIGSLNNPPNILLAALQRLETRHEMKGSKIKKYVDQMIKKWTNLKQKYNRNDSMKDVLFASDDITKVIDREPRDGVKVHYGLIASGNKVIKDATLRDTINGNLNHHVLCVEMEAAGLMDNFPCLVIRGICDYADSYKNDDWQGFAAATAAAFAKELLSIIPASDVEQMESIKIIAGKIVEISEVVRKIDQHQERHARNDFLEWLTPVNYDAQHHEHLSKRSPDSGKWFLEHPNFQQFLKGKKKTLLCQGNPGAGKTVLTSAVIEHLQHWQPFHDASAGGKVSLAFVYFDFIRKESQRTIDIFASLIKQLVRDELPLPTAIEDLQNKYRTIPASSRSDKDIEEFSKALNHLISSKSTKTFIVIDALDECQDGDGFLKSIFTVLDNTEAKLFATTRPSTRVEKRFEGGLSLEISALTEDVENYIQARLPEFTVLSDENDDIPKELKIHAKNEIVTKISSAIDGM; the protein is encoded by the exons ATGTCTGACTCTGAGGCATCCACGACTCCTGCCCTCCCGCGTAATGAATACACAATCGGATGGGTGTGCGCACTCTCAACAGAATTGACGGCGGCAACCGCCATGTTGGATTCAGAACATGAGCTACCCAGCAATCCACCCGGAGATAAAAACGTCTATACGCTTGGCTCCATTGGAAAGCACAATATTGTTATTGCTTGCCTACCAAAAGGCAAGCAGGGGACTACGTCCGCAGCGGTTGTGGCGACGCAGATGCTCGAATCTTTTTCATCCATCAAATTTGGGTTGATGATTGGCGTTGGAGGGGGCATCCCCACCAAAGATCACGATATTCGACTAGGAGATGTTGTCGTCAGTACACCAACAAGCATGTTTCCAGGCGTTGTTCAATTAGATCTGGGCAAAGCAATAGAGGGTGGCGGCTTCGAGCGGATCGGATCGCTGAATAACCCTCCAAATATTTTACTGGCAGCACTGCAACGCCTGGAGACACGACATGAAATGAAAGGCTctaaaataaagaaatatgTTGACCAAATGATAAAAAAATGGACAAATCTCAAACAGAAATACAACCGGAATGATTCAATGAAGGACGTCCTCTTTGCATCAGACGATATCACAAAAGTTATTGACCGAGAGCCGAGAGATGGTGTCAAGGTTCACTACGGCCTTATTGCCTCTGGAAACAAGGTCATCAAAGATGCCACTCTACGGGATACGATAAATGGCAATCTCAATCATCATGTTCTGTGTGtggagatggaagcagcGGGGCTGATGGATAACTTCCCTTGTCTTGTTATTCGAGGCATATGCGACTATGCAGACTCTTATAAGAACGACGACTGGCAAGGattcgcagcagccacggctGCAGCCTTTGCAAAAGAGCTTCTCTCGATAATTCCTGCATCTGATgtggagcagatggaaagTATCAAAA TTATTGCCGGTAAAATCGTTGAAATATCTGAGGTCGTGAGAAAGATTGATCAACACCAGGAGCGACATGCTCGAAACGATTTTCTCGAATGGCTTACGCCAGTTAATTATGATGCACAACATCACGAGCATCTCAGTAAAAGAAGTCCAGATTCAGGAAAATGGTTTTTAGAACATCCAAATTTTCAACAGTTTTtaaaaggaaagaagaagactctgCTATGTCAGGGAAACCCAGGAGCAGGGAAAACAGTCCTTACATCCGCTGTTATCGAGCATCTTCAACACTGGCAACCCTTTCACGATGCCTCGGCGGGTGGTAAAGTGAGCTTAGCATTCGTATATTTTGACTTTATCAGGAAAGAAAGCCAGAGAACTATCGACATCTTTGCGAGTCTTATCAAGCAGCTGGTTCGAGACGAGCTTCCTCTACCCACCGCCATCGAAGACCTCCAGAATAAATATAGGACCATACCGGCTTCTTCGCGTTCAGACAAGGATATTGAGGAGTTTTCCAAAGCCCTCAACCATTTGATAAGCAGCAAATCTACGAAAACCTTCATCGTCATTGACGCATTAGATGAATGTCAAGATGGCGACGGCTTTTTGAAAAGTATATTCACAGTCTTGGACAATACAGAAGCAAAACTTTTTGCTACCACTCGACCGAGCACGAGGGTTGAAAAAAGATTTGAGGGT